GTCCGCGTGCGGCGGCTCCGGGTGGACGGCATCGCACCGGGCACCCTCCTCGCGTACGACGGCGAAGTCACCGAGGCGCAGGGCGATCTGACGCTCCGGAAGATCCCGGAGGCGCTGACGGTGTACCGGCCCGTGCCGATGCGCTGACTCACCCCGCCACCCCACACGGGTGCGTCCACAATTCAAGACGGCGGTCTCATCATTCGACACGGTCGCGTACGGTTCGAGGACGAACCCGCGGTTGTCGCGGTCCTCGTGGAAGGGGAACGGCCATGCCGAAGGCACAGGAGACCGCCGTCTACACGCACGGGCACCACGAGTCGGTGCTGCGCTCGCACACCTGGCGCACCGCCGCCAACTCGGCGGCCTACCTCCTCAGTTCGCTGAAGCCCCACATGAAGGTCCTGGACATCGGCTGCGGGCCGGGCACCATCACCGCCGACCTGGCCGCCCTGGTCCCGGACGGCCACGTCACCGGCGTCGACCACGCACCCGGCATCCTGGACCAGGCCCGGGCCACGGCCGCCGAACGCGGCCTGGAGAACGTGGACTTCGCCGTCGCGGACGTCCACGCCCTGGACTTCCCGGACGACACCTTCGACGTGGTCCACGCGCACCAGGTGCTCCAGCACGTCGGCGACCCGGTGCAGGCTCTGCGCGAGATGCGCCGGGTGACCAGGCCCGGCGGGATCGTCGCCGCCCGTGACTCCGACTACGCCGCGATGACCTGGTTCCCGGAGTCGGCGGGCCTGGACGACTGGCTCGACCTGTACCGCCGGGTGGCCCGCGCCAACGGCGGTGAGCCCGACGCGGGACGCCGGCTGAAGTCCTGGGCGCTGCGCGCCGGGCTCACCGACATCACGGCCACCTCCGCCACCTGGACCTACGCCACGGCCCAGGAGCGGGCCTGGTGGAGCGGACTGTGGGCGGACCGGACGGTCGCCTCCTCCTACGCCGAGCGGGCCACCGAGGGCGGTCATGCCACGGCCGGGGAACTGCGGGCGATCGCGGAGTCCTGGCGGGAATGGGGACGGCAGGAGGACGGCTGGTTCGCCGTACTGCACGGAGAAATTCTCTGCCGCAAGGCGGCCTGAACGCGAGAATCCTGGAAACACGGACCATCAGGAGGTTCGCATAATGGTTCCCATCCTGTTGGTGCTGCTTCTGGTGCTGATTCTCTTCGGCGCCGGATTCGCGGTGAAGGTTCTCTGGTACATCGCATTGGCCGTCCTGGTGCTGTGGCTCCTCGGCTTCCTGGTGCGCGGCACGTCCGCCTCCGGAGGAAGGAGCCGCTGGTACAGGTGGTGACGTCACTCCCGCGGTAGCAACGGTCCGAGCGGCCCGAGGTCCAGATTCAGGTCCTCGGGCCGCAGGCCGTAGCGGTCGCGCAGCTCGGTCATGCGGTCGTCCAGCAGCATCAGCGTGAGCCCGATGCGCTCCTCCTGGTCCTCCGAGAGCTCTCCGGTGTCGAAGCGGCGCAGCGCCTGTCGCTCCATGAGCTGACGGAGCAGCTCGACGACGGTCAGGACCAGTTTGACCAGGTCCCTCTCGACCGTGTCGGGCTCCAGTTCGAGACGGTTCCGGCCGGTCACTCGATGCCTCCCCAAGGTGACGGGACCTGTGCGTTCACGGAGCTGATCAGCGCGTTGAGATCGATGCGGACGAGATCGACGTCCGCGATGCGCAGGGTGAGGTCCCCGGTGATGACGACCCCGCCGGCGAGCAGCCGGTCGAGGAGATCGACGAGGGCGACCTCACGACGTTCGATCACGGTCACCGGCCGTCCACCCCGCCCCCTGCGGCGCCTGTCGCGGCACCCCCGCTGTCTCCGGTCTCTCCGCCTTCTCCGGTCTCTCCGCCTTCTCCACTGAAGGAATAGGCGGCCCACGGTCCGGTGAGTTCCACTCGCAATCCCGGTTCCTCGCCCTTGGTGCGGTCCACCAGTTCCACGAATTCCTCGGAATGGGCGCGCGGCACCAGATAGGCCGCGTTGAGCACATTGCGTCCGGGAACGCCTGAGAGGGCGGAATTCTGCGGCGCGTGCAGCCGGGTGTCCTCGGCGAATTCCGCGAGAGTTTCGTGCAACCGGCGGGCGAACCGGTCGGCGTTCTCCCACATCTCCTCGTGGGCCCTGTGGCTGCGCCTCCGCTGCCGCAGATAGTCCCGCCCGCTGGAGACCTTCGCGGGCGCCTGGGACGACTCCCGTTCCTCGGACTCCGCGTAGACCTTCACGCCCCACTCCACCCGACCCGCGAGCCGGTCCAGGGTGCGCCGGAAGCCCTCCTCGCGGGCCTCCAGCATGACCCGTACGCCGCTGTCGTCGCGGAAGACGGTGCCGAGCCGGAGCGGCAGCGGGGTGGTGACGACGGTGAGGGCGTCGATCACGCTCTGGTGGGCCCGGGCCGTCTCGGTCAGCCAGTCCAGGTCCTCCAGATGGGCACGGAGCGGTTGCTCCGCGAAGTCGCGCTCCGGCACCTCGCTGACCACGGCGATCAGGTCGTGGTGGCGCAGTTGCCGGGGCGGCGCGCCCGCGACGCCCTTGAGCTGGGACTGGAGCGCGGCGTCGAAGGGGCGACAGACGGCGTACACGTACCGCAGTCCGGTCATGAGGGCTCCTCTCTGGCGCGGCCGCGTTCGATGGCCGGCTCCGGCTCCCGCCGGAGCCCGCCGTCGTCCAGCTCCGC
The DNA window shown above is from Streptomyces akebiae and carries:
- a CDS encoding gas vesicle protein — encoded protein: MTVIERREVALVDLLDRLLAGGVVITGDLTLRIADVDLVRIDLNALISSVNAQVPSPWGGIE
- a CDS encoding GvpL/GvpF family gas vesicle protein, whose protein sequence is MTGLRYVYAVCRPFDAALQSQLKGVAGAPPRQLRHHDLIAVVSEVPERDFAEQPLRAHLEDLDWLTETARAHQSVIDALTVVTTPLPLRLGTVFRDDSGVRVMLEAREEGFRRTLDRLAGRVEWGVKVYAESEERESSQAPAKVSSGRDYLRQRRRSHRAHEEMWENADRFARRLHETLAEFAEDTRLHAPQNSALSGVPGRNVLNAAYLVPRAHSEEFVELVDRTKGEEPGLRVELTGPWAAYSFSGEGGETGEGGETGDSGGAATGAAGGGVDGR
- a CDS encoding gas vesicle protein K, encoding MTGRNRLELEPDTVERDLVKLVLTVVELLRQLMERQALRRFDTGELSEDQEERIGLTLMLLDDRMTELRDRYGLRPEDLNLDLGPLGPLLPRE
- a CDS encoding class I SAM-dependent methyltransferase, yielding MPKAQETAVYTHGHHESVLRSHTWRTAANSAAYLLSSLKPHMKVLDIGCGPGTITADLAALVPDGHVTGVDHAPGILDQARATAAERGLENVDFAVADVHALDFPDDTFDVVHAHQVLQHVGDPVQALREMRRVTRPGGIVAARDSDYAAMTWFPESAGLDDWLDLYRRVARANGGEPDAGRRLKSWALRAGLTDITATSATWTYATAQERAWWSGLWADRTVASSYAERATEGGHATAGELRAIAESWREWGRQEDGWFAVLHGEILCRKAA